The Streptococcus viridans genome contains the following window.
AGTCCCCAGCGTAATCACTCGGTTCCCTCCGATCAAACGCGTCAACATGAAGAGACTCAAACTTGGAATAAAGACCGATTGGACACCAGAGCGAACCCCATTCATAGACAGTGGGAAGACAACCCGACGGAAGGTATCCCACTTATTAGCTCCTAGGTCATAGCTAGCATTGATGAGATTTGGATCCAAATCATCCAAGACATTGAAGATAGGAAGGATCATAAAGGGCAACTCAATGTAACTAGCGACAAAGATGAAAGAAAAGTCCGTAAAGAGGATCTGTTGAGGACCAATCCCGATAAAGCTCAAGAATTGGTTAATAGAACCCCCTTGACCAAAGATCCCGATAAAGGCATAAGCCTTGAGCAGGAGGTTGACCCAGGTCGGAAGGACGATCAGCATGAGCCAGAGTTGACGATGCTTGAGTTGGGTCAAAAAATAAGCTGTCGGGTAAGAAATCAAGAGCGTTACAAAGGTAACGATCCCAGCGTAGAGAATGGAGTTAAAACTCATCTTCAAATAAGTCCAATTCTGCGCTGTAAAAAAGGTTTGATAGTTCTCTAAGGAACCCTGTCCCTGGACATTGACAAAGGATTGCCAGATGATCAAGGCTACAGGAGCCAAGACAAAGAGGAGGATCCAGAGAAAGTAGGGAACCACAAAGAGGTTAGAGGTTGTTTTCTTCATCTCTTTCCTCCTCGATGGCATTGATCAATCCAGCTTCTTGCTCTTCCACTTCTACGTATTCTTCGATCCGAGCATCAAACTCTTCTTCCGTTTCATTGAGACGCATGACGTGGATGTCTTCAGGCTCAAAGTCCAGACCGATTTCTTCACCCACGATAGCCTTACGCGTCGAGTGAATCATCCACTCATTGCCCAATTCATCATAAGCAATGATTTCATAGTGAACGCCACGGAAAAGTTGCGTATCCACCTTCACCTGGAGCTTACCTTCTTCAGGCAGTGTAATCTGCAAGTCTTCGGGACGAATCACGACTTCGACCGGTTCGTTTGGCCTCATCCCACCATCGACCGACTCAAAGCGTTTGCCGTTGAATTCTACTAGGTAGTCTTCGATCATAATTCCTGGAAGGATGTTGGATTCACCGATAAAGGTCGCAACAAAATGGTTGATGGGCTCATCGTAGATATCAACTGGTGTCCCTGACTGGACGATTTCTCCTTCGTTCATAACGAAGATCCAGTCACTCATCGCTAGCGCTTCTTCCTGGTCATGGGTTACAAAAACAAAGGTAATACCCAAGCGTTGTTGCAATTCACGAAGCTCATACTGCATGTCTGTCCGCAACTTCAAGTCAAGGGCAGACAAGGGCTCATCCAAGAGGACTACTCGCGGTTCATTGATAATAGCCCGTGCAATGGCTACCCGCTGGCGTTGTCCACCAGAAAGTTTCTGGATGGAACGTTTCTCAAAGCCTCCCAATTGCACCATCTTGAGGACTTCAGTCACTCGTTTCTCGATTTCAGCCTTGTCTATCTTCTTCAAACGAAGGGGGAAGGCAACATTCTCAAACACATTCATGTGTGGGAAAAGGGCATAGGATTGGAAGACGGTATGGACATCCCGTTTGTTAGTCGGCACATCATTGATCCGAACACCATCCAAGAGGACATCCCCTGTTGAAGCGTCTAACAAACCGGCAATGATATTCAGAATCGTTGATTTACCAGATCCTGAAGCACCGAGGAGGGTATAGAATTTCCCTTCTTCCAACTCAAAGTTGATATCTTTGAGAACCACTGTATCGCTGTCTTCAAATACTTTTGAGACATTTCTAAACTCAATAATTGGTTTTTTCAATTCACATAAATTCCTTCTTTTTCATGCGTTTCCTTCTGAGACCAACCACTAGTCTCATAGGCTGACGAGCGAACCCGTCAGGCCACCAACACCTCTCGGGGACTTATAAGACTGCCCCACCTATTTTCGGTATCGATAGGCACTCACCCCCCTTCTAAAGTAGGAAGGGTCTACCCTAGAGTAACCCTTATTCCATCTTGAACCCTTAATCTTTCCCAATAATACGGACTTCGCGCTCCAAGGTCACACCAGCTGATTTTTCAACTGTCGCGATGACATGAGTGATTAAGTCTTCATAATCTTTGGCAGTACCATGATCGACATTAATCATAAAGCCAGCATGCTTTTCAGAAACCTCTACACCACCAATCCGGTGTCCCTTTAATCCAGCTTCACTAATCAATTGTCCAGCAAAGTGACCCACTGGCCGTTTAAAGACCGAACCACAAGATGGATACTCAAGTGGTTGCTTAAGCTCACGCAAATGAGTCAAGCGAGCCATTTCTTGATTGATCTGATCATAGTTGCCTGGCGCTAGGGCAAACTTAGCAGCAATCACCACATCTCCTGTCTCTTGGATATTGGAATGACGATAGCCAAAGGCTAATTCTTCTGCTGTTAAGGTTTTAATTTCTCCTTCTGGAGTCAAGACCTTACACGATTGGAGAATGTGAGCAATCTCACCACCATAGGCGCCAGCATTCATATAGACAGCTCCACCGATGCTACCTGGAATCCCACAAGCAAATTCAAAACCTGTTAAGCTATGGTAGCGGGCTACATGAGTCACATCGATCAGCTTAGCACCTGCCTCTGCTTCAATCACATACCCATTGACCCGGATATCATGAAAATGATCAAACATGATCACAAAGCCTTCAATCCCACTGTCACGGACGATAATATTGGAAGAATTCCCCAAGACCATCCAAGGGATTTCCTGGGCATTTGCAAAGGTAACAATTCGTTTTAATTCATATTGATTACGAGGAAAGGCTAAATAATCTGCCGCCCCTCCAACCTTGGTATAGGTGTATTGTTTGAGTGGCTCATTGAACAAAATCTCAATACCAGCCAATTCCTCTTTGATTTGCTTTACGATTTCCATCTCACAACTCTCTTTTATACGTTATCTTATCCATTATAACAAAAACCAGCCCACTTTTCGACCCAGAAGTAAAAAAACAGAAACAGCCAAAGGACCGATTCTGTTTTAATTTTTTTAAACAAGGGTTAATTGAATTAGCCAATCTTACGTGCAATCCCACGTGTTTTTTGAGTAGACAAGGCTGAGCTAATGGCAACACCACCCCCAATAATAGTGAAGACTGCCAACATAAAGAAGTTAAAGAAGTATTTTTCAGGTGCTTCACCATTTAGTACAAGGGAATTGATCAAATCAAATCCATCACTAAAGTCGAGTCCAAGCTGTTTAACTGCTTCTAAGGCATAGTCAAATTGGTGAACGAGAACAATAGTCACCAACAAGAGGATACTAGAAATAACTGCACCAAGTTTGCTAAATTTCTTCCCTAAGATCTCATAGCCTTTGACAACACAGATCCCAAGGATAAAACCAGCATAAAAAGCTACGTAGCCGAGACGGGCAATAAAAAGAGTAACAGCCCCTCCAATAATGGCACCAATAAAGGCACCGACTGTTCCAAGAAGGACATTTTCTTTCTGACTATTATATGAATCTGTTTCAATTTTTAGTTGGGAACTCACAATTTGAT
Protein-coding sequences here:
- a CDS encoding ABC transporter ATP-binding protein; the protein is MKKPIIEFRNVSKVFEDSDTVVLKDINFELEEGKFYTLLGASGSGKSTILNIIAGLLDASTGDVLLDGVRINDVPTNKRDVHTVFQSYALFPHMNVFENVAFPLRLKKIDKAEIEKRVTEVLKMVQLGGFEKRSIQKLSGGQRQRVAIARAIINEPRVVLLDEPLSALDLKLRTDMQYELRELQQRLGITFVFVTHDQEEALAMSDWIFVMNEGEIVQSGTPVDIYDEPINHFVATFIGESNILPGIMIEDYLVEFNGKRFESVDGGMRPNEPVEVVIRPEDLQITLPEEGKLQVKVDTQLFRGVHYEIIAYDELGNEWMIHSTRKAIVGEEIGLDFEPEDIHVMRLNETEEEFDARIEEYVEVEEQEAGLINAIEEERDEENNL
- a CDS encoding ABC transporter permease, translated to MKKTTSNLFVVPYFLWILLFVLAPVALIIWQSFVNVQGQGSLENYQTFFTAQNWTYLKMSFNSILYAGIVTFVTLLISYPTAYFLTQLKHRQLWLMLIVLPTWVNLLLKAYAFIGIFGQGGSINQFLSFIGIGPQQILFTDFSFIFVASYIELPFMILPIFNVLDDLDPNLINASYDLGANKWDTFRRVVFPLSMNGVRSGVQSVFIPSLSLFMLTRLIGGNRVITLGTAIEQHFLTTQNWGMGSTIGVVLILAMLLVMWVTRERSER
- the murB gene encoding UDP-N-acetylmuramate dehydrogenase; amino-acid sequence: MEIVKQIKEELAGIEILFNEPLKQYTYTKVGGAADYLAFPRNQYELKRIVTFANAQEIPWMVLGNSSNIIVRDSGIEGFVIMFDHFHDIRVNGYVIEAEAGAKLIDVTHVARYHSLTGFEFACGIPGSIGGAVYMNAGAYGGEIAHILQSCKVLTPEGEIKTLTAEELAFGYRHSNIQETGDVVIAAKFALAPGNYDQINQEMARLTHLRELKQPLEYPSCGSVFKRPVGHFAGQLISEAGLKGHRIGGVEVSEKHAGFMINVDHGTAKDYEDLITHVIATVEKSAGVTLEREVRIIGKD